The following are from one region of the Novosphingobium humi genome:
- a CDS encoding efflux RND transporter periplasmic adaptor subunit — MTDISSTQATPPPPRGLRSAGIAAGFVAIAVVLAGTWSRMHDNDVANKWANDQSTPTVHLVTPKPTGASDELVQPGTIEAWTSARLFARVPGYVRAWYADIGANVAAGAPLGAIDTPELDQQIIQARATLVRVKAEATLARTTAARWTDLLKSHSVSQQETDEKNANAATHVAAVAEAQANLGRLLAMKAYATIRAPFAGTVTLRNADIGDLVGPGSTNQSPMFAMADGHRLRVYVSVPQQYAPLMHAGLSARLTAPAWPGRNFEAKLVDQSGAINPQTGALQVQLVMDNSDGALRPGGFAQVHFDVPVPAGRLNVPSSALILRSGGVKVATVDAAGKVHFANVTIAQDQGNSVEISSGLKPGEKVIDSPPDSLQEGETVHVAHG; from the coding sequence ATGACTGATATTTCTTCCACGCAGGCCACCCCTCCCCCCCCCAGGGGCCTGCGGTCGGCGGGCATCGCGGCAGGCTTCGTCGCGATTGCCGTGGTGCTCGCCGGCACCTGGTCGCGCATGCATGACAATGATGTGGCGAACAAATGGGCCAATGACCAAAGCACGCCCACGGTTCACCTGGTCACCCCCAAGCCCACCGGCGCCAGTGACGAACTGGTCCAGCCCGGCACGATCGAGGCATGGACATCGGCGCGCCTGTTCGCCCGCGTGCCCGGCTATGTGCGCGCATGGTATGCCGATATCGGCGCGAATGTGGCCGCCGGTGCGCCCTTGGGCGCCATCGACACGCCAGAGCTCGACCAGCAGATCATTCAGGCCCGCGCCACGCTTGTCCGCGTCAAGGCCGAGGCCACGCTGGCCCGCACCACGGCGGCGCGCTGGACCGACCTGCTAAAGAGCCATTCGGTTTCACAGCAGGAAACCGATGAAAAGAACGCCAATGCCGCCACCCATGTCGCCGCCGTGGCCGAGGCGCAGGCCAATCTGGGCCGTTTGCTGGCCATGAAGGCCTATGCCACGATCCGCGCGCCGTTTGCCGGAACGGTGACGCTGCGCAATGCCGACATTGGCGATCTGGTGGGGCCGGGATCGACCAATCAGAGCCCGATGTTCGCCATGGCCGACGGCCATCGCCTGCGCGTCTATGTCAGCGTGCCGCAGCAATATGCGCCGCTGATGCATGCGGGCCTGTCGGCGCGGTTGACGGCACCTGCATGGCCGGGGCGCAATTTCGAGGCAAAGCTGGTCGATCAATCGGGCGCGATCAATCCGCAGACCGGCGCGCTTCAGGTGCAGTTGGTGATGGACAATAGCGATGGCGCGCTGCGCCCCGGCGGTTTTGCGCAGGTCCATTTCGATGTGCCGGTCCCGGCCGGTCGCCTCAATGTTCCCTCGAGCGCGCTGATCCTGCGCAGCGGCGGGGTCAAGGTGGCAACGGTCGATGCCGCGGGCAAGGTCCATTTCGCCAATGTCACCATCGCGCAGGACCAGGGCAATTCGGTCGAAATCAGCTCTGGCCTGAAGCCGGGTGAAAAGGTGATCGACAGCCCGCCCGACTCGCTGCAGGAAGGGGAAACGGTGCATGTCGCGCATGGATAA
- a CDS encoding efflux transporter outer membrane subunit, translating to MSRMDKRWIGLLPLIAAACSQAPAYRPPTAPLPAQFSDADKVWGEAAPAAPQVDKTWWRALGDPALDAMEDRLEKDNPSLAAILAKHRLAMAALRQSKAATMPDVESGGALTRDRQSDNRPLRSASQPAYYEADTVGAGVSYELDLWGRVRDSVKAARANAQASADDVAAVRLALQADLASTWAAMRGADLEIAILSDAVAAYRRADDVTHHRYDGGIANGIDVGRADAQLADAQAQLAQVRVQRAVLAHAVATLAGIPAGEAKIDALDHPLSVIAAPAVLPAALLQRRPDIAAAERRMYAANRAIGVARAARFPQISLGGNGGFQSMAVSSLISAPNAFWALGPQFSLPIFDGGRIKARIEAAHADWDAAAANYRGSVLTAMREVEDGLTSMDQLQQEGAAQNRAADAAGKAAKLSYELYIKGANTLLDVVTAETAELAARRRAAQVATQRVQTSITLVRALGGAA from the coding sequence ATGTCGCGCATGGATAAACGCTGGATCGGCCTGCTGCCCCTGATCGCGGCGGCATGCAGCCAGGCCCCCGCCTATCGCCCGCCCACGGCGCCCCTGCCCGCCCAATTTTCCGACGCCGACAAGGTCTGGGGCGAGGCGGCCCCCGCCGCGCCGCAGGTGGACAAGACGTGGTGGCGCGCGCTGGGCGATCCGGCGCTGGACGCGATGGAGGACCGGCTCGAAAAGGACAATCCCAGCCTTGCCGCCATCCTTGCCAAGCATCGTCTGGCCATGGCCGCGCTGCGCCAGAGCAAGGCGGCCACGATGCCCGATGTGGAATCGGGCGGCGCGCTCACCCGTGACCGGCAATCGGACAACCGCCCCCTGCGCAGCGCAAGCCAACCGGCCTATTACGAAGCCGATACGGTGGGCGCGGGCGTCAGCTATGAGCTGGACCTGTGGGGCCGGGTGCGCGATTCGGTAAAGGCCGCGCGCGCCAATGCGCAGGCCAGCGCCGATGATGTCGCCGCGGTGCGCCTCGCGCTTCAGGCCGATCTGGCCAGCACATGGGCGGCGATGCGCGGGGCGGATCTGGAAATCGCGATCCTGTCGGATGCGGTGGCGGCCTATCGCCGCGCCGATGATGTGACCCACCACCGCTATGACGGCGGCATCGCCAATGGCATCGATGTAGGCCGCGCCGACGCGCAATTGGCCGATGCGCAAGCGCAATTGGCGCAGGTCCGCGTGCAGCGCGCCGTGCTGGCCCATGCGGTTGCCACATTGGCGGGCATTCCGGCGGGCGAAGCAAAGATAGACGCGCTTGATCATCCGCTTTCGGTGATTGCCGCACCTGCTGTCCTGCCTGCGGCCCTGCTGCAAAGGCGGCCCGACATCGCGGCGGCCGAAAGGCGGATGTATGCCGCCAATCGCGCCATCGGCGTGGCGCGCGCGGCGCGTTTTCCGCAGATCTCGCTGGGCGGCAACGGCGGTTTCCAGAGCATGGCGGTGTCCAGCCTGATTTCCGCGCCCAATGCCTTCTGGGCACTGGGGCCGCAATTCTCGCTGCCGATCTTTGACGGCGGGCGGATCAAGGCACGCATCGAAGCGGCCCACGCCGATTGGGATGCGGCCGCCGCCAATTATCGCGGCAGCGTGCTTACGGCCATGCGCGAGGTCGAGGACGGGCTGACATCCATGGACCAGTTGCAGCAGGAAGGCGCCGCGCAAAACCGGGCCGCCGATGCGGCGGGCAAGGCGGCCAAACTGTCCTATGAACTCTATATCAAGGGCGCAAACACGCTGCTTGACGTGGTGACGGCCGAGACCGCCGAACTGGCCGCCCGCCGCCGCGCCGCGCAGGTCGCCACCCAAAGGGTGCAGACCAGCATCACGCTGGTCCGCGCGTTGGGGGGTGCGGCCTAA